From the genome of Spinacia oleracea cultivar Varoflay chromosome 2, BTI_SOV_V1, whole genome shotgun sequence, one region includes:
- the LOC110778719 gene encoding strigolactone esterase D14, which yields MGMLKGLSTSMNAKISGNAGAEVIVLAHGYGGEQSIWEKIVPSLEEKNQVVLFDWNFSGAFSEDNNHSYDPIKYDSLDAFANDLVSLMDEMNIKSCVFVGHSMSGMIGCIASIKRPLLFKKLILIGASPRYLNSEDYEGGFEPSEIEQLLSTIESNFQPWATAFAPIAVGTKDPLIAEKFEKSLKKMKPEVALAVAKIVFLGDYCHVLEKVETPCTLISTTYDIVVPSSVPYYMQKKMINAKSRVEIIDVDGHLPHLSAHEEVLIVLSKELYS from the exons ATGGGGATGCTTAAGGGTCTTTCTACTTCCATGAATGCAAAAATCTCCGGTAACGCCGGGGCCGAGGTTATTGTTCTAGCACATGGTTATGGTGGTGAACAATCCATTTGGGAGAAAATAGTTCCAAGTTTAGAAGAAAAGAACCAAGTTGTTCTGTTTGATTGGAACTTTTCTGGTGCTTTTAGTGAAGATAATAATCATAGTTATGATCCAATTAAGTATGATTCTCTTGATGCTTTTGCTAATGATTTGGTGAGTTTGATGGATGAAATGAACATAAAATCATGTGTTTTTGTTGGTCATTCTATGTCTGGTATGATTGGTTGTATTGCTTCCATCAAGAGACCTCTCCTTTTTAAGAAGCTTATACTCATTGGAGCATCTCCCAG ATACTTGAATTCAGAAGATTATGAAGGAGGATTTGAACCATCAGAAATAGAGCAACTCCTGTCAACAATAGAATCCAATTTCCAGCCTTGGGCAACAGCTTTTGCTCCTATAGCAGTTGGTACAAAAGACCCTCTTATAGCTGAGAAATTTGAGAAGAGTTTAAAGAAAATGAAGCCAGAAGTTGCCCTAGCTGTGGCTAAGATCGTCTTCCTAGGTGATTATTGCCACGTTCTTGAGAAAGTTGAAACACCATGTACCCTTATTAGCACCACTTATGATATTGTAGTCCCTTCATCAGTGCCTTACTACATGCAGAAGAAGATGATTAATGCCAAATCGAGGGTCGAGATCATCGATGTCGATGGCCATCTTCCACACTTGAGCGCTCATGAGGAGGTCCTTATTGTGCTTAGTAAGGAGTTGTATTCTTGA